In Musa acuminata AAA Group cultivar baxijiao chromosome BXJ2-3, Cavendish_Baxijiao_AAA, whole genome shotgun sequence, the following proteins share a genomic window:
- the LOC103973387 gene encoding malate dehydrogenase [NADP], chloroplastic yields MALLEISPSYAGSRALPPNDLSSRPINPLLAFKNRRPSLPCSTRRIPRILCSVSPNQVQAPVLSATPAGATSKRECFGVFCTTYDLKAADKTKSWKGLINIAVSGAAGMISNHLLFKLASGEVFGPDQPIALKLLGSERSFQALEGVAMELEDSLYPLLREVSIGKDPYEVFQDAEWALLIGAKPRGPGMERAGLLDINGQIFAEQGKALNDVASRNVKVIVVGNPCNTNALICLKNAPNIPAKNFHALTRLDENRAKCQLALKAGVFYDKVSNMTIWGNHSTTQVPDFLNAKINGMPVTEVITDVKWLKEEFTERVQKRGGVLIQKWGRSSAASTAVSIVDAIRSLITPTPDGDWFSSGVYSTGNPYGIAEDIVFSMPCRSKGDGDYELAKDVIFDDYLRERIKKTEAELLAEKRCVAHLTGEGNAYCDLPEDTMLPGEQ; encoded by the exons ATGGCCTTATTGGAGATCTCTCCATCCTACGCGGGATCCAGAGCTCTACCACCGAATGATCTCTCTTCGAGGCCCATCAACCCTCTCCTCGCCTTCAAGAATCGGCGCCCTTCTCTTCCCTGCAGCACCCGCCGGATTCCGAGAATTCTCTGCTCCGTGTCACCAAA TCAAGTCCAGGCCCCAGTTCTGTCCGCCACTCCGGCTGGTGCAACGAGCAAGAGggagtgtttcggggtgttctgcaCCACCTATGACCTGAAAGCG GCTGACAAAACAAAGTCATGGAAGGGTTTGATCAATATTGCAGTATCAGGTGCAGCTGGAATGATATCTAATCATCTACTCTTTAAA CTTGCTTCTGGTGAGGTTTTTGGGCCAGATCAGCCAATTGCCTTGAAGTTGTTGGGTTCTGAAAGATCATTTCAAGCTCTCGAAG GAGTGGCAATGGAACTGGAGGACTCCCTATATCCTCTGTTGAGGGAGGTAAGCATTGGAAAAGATCCCTATGAAGTGTTTCAGGATGCAGAATGGGCACTTCTGATCGGGGCAAAGCCCAGAGGCCCCGGAATGGAGCGAGCAGGCTTACTAGATATTAACGGGCAGATTTTTGCTGAACag GGAAAAGCACTCAATGATGTGGCATCACGCAATGTGAAAGTTATTGTCGTGGGTAACCCATGCAATACAAA TGCACTTATTTGTTTAAAGAATGCACCAAATATACCTGCCAAAAATTTCCATGCCTTAACCAGGTTGGATGAGAACAGAGCCAAATGCCAG CTGGCCCTCAAAGCTGGTGTGTTTTATGATAAAGTCTCAAACATGACTATTTGGGGAAATCACTCGACAACCCAG GTTCCTGACTTTTTAAATGCTAAAATCAATGGCATGCCAGTAACCGAAGTTATAACTGATGTCAAGTGGTTGAAGGAAGAGTTTACTGAAAGAGTTCAAAAG CGTGGTGGTGTCCTTATACAAAAATGGGGTAGATCTTCTGCTGCATCTACTGCTGTTTCCATTGTTGATGCCATAAGGTCCCTCATCACTCCCACACCAGATGGCGATTGGTTCTCTTCAGgg GTTTATTCCACTGGAAATCCTTATGGCATAGCAGAGGATATTGTGTTCAGCATGCCATGCAGATCAAAG GGAGATGGTGACTATGAACTAGCGAAGGATGTGATATTTGATGATTACCTCCGTGAGCGTATAAAAAAG ACCGAGGCTGAGCTTCTTGCCGAGAAGAGATGTGTAGCACATCTGACCGGAGAG GGTAATGCCTATTGTGATCTTCCTGAGGATACCATGCTTCCCGGAGAGCAGTAA